A single window of Leclercia adecarboxylata DNA harbors:
- a CDS encoding diaminobutyrate--2-oxoglutarate transaminase: protein MMTDKVRIDTLNASSFKTNETYLARQAEMESNVRSYPRKLPLAITKADGVWITDADNKEYLDCLAGAGTLALGHNHPDVLKSIQSVITSGLPLHTLDLTTPLKDAFSEYLLSMLPGQGKEYCLQFTGPSGADAVEAALKLAKKVTGRSGIISFSGAYHGMTHGALSVTGNLSPKEAVDGMMPEVQFMPYPHEYRCPLGIGGEAGVKALTYYFENLINDVESGVRKPAAVILEAVQGEGGVNPAPVEWLQRIRKVTEEHGILLILDEVQAGFARTGKFFAFEHAGIQPDIVVMSKAVGGGLPLAVLGIKKQFDAWSPGHHTGTFRGNQLAMATGLTTLQILKEQNIADKVAAQGEWLKAKLVELQKRYPVIGHVRGLGMMIGIEIVKPHEAADHMGCFPGDGELSALIQKKCFEAGLILERGGRNGNVVRLLPSLLISDQELNVFLDKFEQALLAAGVRPV from the coding sequence ATGATGACGGATAAAGTCCGTATTGATACTTTGAATGCCTCTTCTTTCAAAACCAACGAAACCTATCTGGCCCGTCAGGCCGAAATGGAATCCAATGTCAGGAGTTATCCGCGCAAGCTGCCTTTAGCCATTACTAAGGCGGATGGGGTGTGGATCACCGATGCGGATAACAAAGAGTATCTTGATTGCCTGGCCGGAGCGGGAACGCTGGCGCTGGGTCATAACCATCCTGATGTGCTGAAAAGCATCCAAAGTGTCATTACCAGCGGCTTGCCGTTACATACCCTGGATCTGACCACGCCGTTGAAAGACGCGTTCTCAGAATACCTGCTCTCCATGCTGCCAGGTCAGGGCAAAGAGTACTGCCTGCAGTTTACCGGCCCATCCGGTGCGGACGCTGTTGAAGCCGCGCTGAAGCTGGCGAAAAAAGTGACCGGCCGTAGCGGCATTATCAGCTTCTCCGGTGCCTATCACGGCATGACCCACGGCGCGCTGTCCGTGACCGGCAACCTGTCTCCGAAAGAAGCGGTTGACGGCATGATGCCGGAAGTGCAGTTCATGCCTTACCCGCACGAGTACCGCTGCCCGCTGGGTATCGGCGGTGAAGCAGGCGTGAAAGCCCTGACCTACTACTTCGAAAACCTGATCAACGACGTTGAGAGCGGCGTGCGTAAACCTGCTGCCGTGATCCTGGAAGCCGTTCAGGGCGAAGGCGGCGTGAACCCGGCACCGGTTGAGTGGCTGCAACGCATCCGTAAAGTGACCGAAGAGCACGGCATCCTGCTGATCCTCGACGAAGTGCAGGCTGGCTTTGCTCGTACCGGTAAATTCTTCGCCTTCGAACACGCGGGTATCCAGCCAGACATCGTGGTGATGTCCAAAGCTGTCGGCGGCGGTCTGCCGCTGGCCGTTCTCGGTATCAAAAAGCAGTTCGATGCCTGGTCTCCGGGTCACCATACCGGTACTTTCCGTGGCAACCAGCTGGCGATGGCGACCGGACTCACCACCCTGCAGATCCTCAAAGAGCAGAACATTGCCGATAAAGTTGCCGCCCAGGGCGAGTGGCTGAAGGCGAAGCTGGTTGAGCTGCAGAAACGCTATCCGGTTATTGGTCACGTGCGCGGTCTGGGCATGATGATTGGTATCGAGATTGTTAAACCGCACGAAGCTGCCGACCATATGGGCTGCTTCCCGGGCGACGGCGAGCTGTCCGCGCTGATCCAGAAGAAATGCTTCGAAGCCGGTCTGATTCTGGAGCGTGGCGGCCGTAACGGTAACGTGGTGCGTCTGCTGCCTTCCCTGCTGATCAGCGATCAGGAGCTGAACGTGTTCCTGGACAAATTTGAGCAGGCGCTGCTTGCTGCGGGCGTTCGCCCAGTCTAA
- a CDS encoding pyridoxal phosphate-dependent decarboxylase family protein gives MSDLNPILSSSAQSIEAYQQAIEQSTQAVMQWLKQPEMYQGKTVAELRERINLEFSPEGLGNETAIERAVEYFLKDSLAVHHPQCVAHLHCPSLVVSQAAEVMINATNQSMDSWDQSPSATIIEIKLIEWLRTRLGYQPGDAGVFTSGGTQSNMMGLMLARDAFFARQGHSVQQDGLVGDLRKIRVLCSDSAHFSVQKNMALMGLGYQSVIQVKTDECSRMDLTDLAAKIEQCNANGEQILAIVATAGTTDAGAIDPLRAIAELAAKQNIWVHVDAAWGGALLMSEKYRDYLDGIELVDSVTLDFHKQFFQTISCGAFLLKEARHYELMRYQAAYLNSEFDEEAGVPNLVSKSLQTTRRFDALKLWMSLEALGQKKYAEIIDHGVTMAQQVAAYVTEQPQLELVMPPQLASVLFRFRPELNLDDAGIALLNQKIGDALLESGRANVGVTEHNGITCLKLTLLNPIVTLEDVKVLLSLVERTAHELLAK, from the coding sequence ATGTCAGATTTAAACCCGATTTTGTCGTCGTCGGCGCAAAGCATCGAAGCCTATCAGCAGGCCATCGAGCAGAGCACTCAGGCGGTTATGCAGTGGCTGAAACAGCCGGAAATGTACCAGGGTAAAACGGTCGCCGAGCTGCGCGAGCGCATCAACCTGGAGTTCAGCCCGGAAGGGCTGGGCAACGAGACCGCCATCGAGCGTGCCGTTGAATATTTCCTGAAAGACAGCCTGGCGGTGCATCATCCGCAGTGTGTGGCGCACCTCCACTGCCCGAGCCTGGTGGTAAGCCAGGCGGCGGAAGTGATGATCAACGCCACTAACCAGAGCATGGACTCCTGGGATCAGAGCCCGTCTGCGACCATTATCGAGATAAAACTGATCGAGTGGCTGCGTACCCGTCTGGGTTACCAGCCTGGCGACGCCGGCGTCTTCACCAGCGGCGGCACCCAGAGCAACATGATGGGTCTGATGCTGGCGCGCGATGCTTTCTTCGCGCGTCAGGGCCACTCCGTCCAGCAGGATGGTCTGGTGGGCGATCTGCGTAAGATCCGGGTGCTGTGCTCCGACAGCGCGCACTTCTCCGTGCAGAAGAACATGGCGCTGATGGGCCTCGGCTATCAGTCCGTTATTCAGGTAAAAACTGACGAATGTTCGCGTATGGATCTGACCGATCTGGCGGCGAAAATCGAGCAGTGTAATGCCAACGGCGAACAGATTCTGGCGATCGTTGCCACCGCAGGGACCACCGACGCGGGGGCTATCGATCCGCTGCGTGCCATTGCGGAGCTGGCGGCGAAGCAGAATATCTGGGTTCACGTGGATGCGGCCTGGGGCGGCGCGCTGCTGATGTCTGAGAAGTATCGCGATTACCTCGACGGTATCGAGCTGGTGGATTCCGTAACCCTGGACTTCCACAAGCAGTTCTTCCAGACCATCAGCTGCGGCGCGTTCCTGCTGAAAGAGGCGCGTCACTATGAGCTGATGCGCTATCAGGCGGCGTACCTGAACTCTGAGTTTGACGAAGAGGCTGGCGTACCGAACCTGGTATCCAAATCCCTGCAAACCACCCGTCGCTTTGACGCGCTGAAGCTGTGGATGAGCCTGGAAGCGCTGGGTCAGAAGAAATACGCCGAGATCATCGATCACGGTGTGACCATGGCGCAGCAGGTTGCCGCGTATGTTACCGAACAGCCACAGCTGGAGCTGGTGATGCCGCCGCAGCTGGCGAGCGTGCTGTTCCGCTTCCGTCCTGAACTGAATCTGGACGATGCGGGCATTGCGCTGCTCAACCAGAAAATTGGTGATGCGCTGCTGGAATCGGGGCGTGCCAACGTCGGTGTAACCGAGCATAACGGTATCACCTGCCTGAAGCTGACCCTGCTGAACCCAATCGTGACGCTGGAGGATGTCAAAGTCCTGCTGTCACTGGTGGAACGCACGGCGCACGAGCTGCTGGCGAAGTAA
- a CDS encoding polysaccharide biosynthesis tyrosine autokinase → MSSKSVNAQGYSVDNHELDLARLLGELIDHRVCIFSCTLLFTLCGVLYALFASPLYIADAMVQIEDKQQNSLLKSLNQLSPTLSSDSSAEIPLLKSRMILGETVKALRLRDEVTPIRFPLIGEGWARLTGQQPAILRLDRLTLPPGQGKAMSLTITAEDNGKYLLEGAGLSLQGTVGTLVQRAGVTIRVSEMSAPPGTRFRVQQRTQLEAINALSRQFSVTAQGKESGMLTLSLTGTDPVRIASTLNHIAESYLHQNIARQAAQDSQSLDFLQRQMPQVRGELEQAEERLNSYRKQRDSVDLSLEAKAVLEQIVNVDNQLNELTFREAEVSQHFKKDHPTYRALREKRQTLESERERLNKRIGTMPSTQQEILRLSRDVDSGRAVYLQLLTRQQELNISRSSAIGNVRIIDSAVTQPAPIKPRKALIVIITTLFGFCVSAGGVLARSALRHGINAPEQLEKEGISVYATLPHSEWLHAKTRVGNRYFFHYCKRHKTRDVPFLPIDRPLDNFVEAVRGLRTSLHFAMMDAENNILMFSGPSQDCGKTLVSTSLAALVTQVDRRVLFIDADMRKGYVHNIFGLRNDAGLSDILSGKASFTEAVQTYASGQFDVVTCGQYPPNPSELLMHDRFRAFMTWASEQYDMVIVDTPPILAVTDAALVGRIAASTLLVARFNVTSVREMAVSQGRLQQMGVNIKGAILNDVVKSAASYYAFGYDAYGYSAAQSENAKKKAG, encoded by the coding sequence ATGTCGTCGAAAAGCGTAAATGCACAGGGTTATTCAGTGGATAATCATGAGCTGGATCTGGCGCGTCTTCTGGGAGAGTTAATCGATCATCGCGTATGTATTTTTAGCTGTACGCTACTTTTTACGTTGTGTGGGGTGTTGTACGCGTTATTTGCCTCACCGTTATATATCGCTGATGCGATGGTGCAAATTGAAGATAAGCAGCAGAACAGCCTGCTTAAATCGTTAAACCAACTTTCGCCCACCTTATCATCCGATTCGTCCGCCGAAATTCCGCTACTGAAATCCCGCATGATCCTCGGTGAAACCGTGAAGGCGTTGCGCTTGCGGGATGAGGTAACCCCGATCCGTTTTCCCTTGATTGGGGAGGGCTGGGCCAGGCTGACCGGCCAGCAACCCGCTATCCTGAGGCTGGACAGGTTGACGCTGCCTCCCGGGCAGGGCAAAGCGATGTCGCTTACGATCACCGCCGAAGACAACGGAAAATATCTGCTGGAAGGAGCAGGGTTGAGCCTACAGGGGACGGTCGGCACGTTGGTACAACGTGCCGGGGTGACGATACGGGTCAGTGAAATGTCGGCTCCCCCCGGAACACGTTTCCGGGTGCAACAGCGCACGCAGCTTGAGGCCATCAATGCCCTGAGCCGTCAGTTTAGCGTCACGGCGCAGGGTAAAGAGAGTGGCATGCTGACGTTGAGCCTGACGGGTACCGATCCCGTCCGGATCGCCAGCACGCTGAACCATATTGCTGAGAGCTATCTGCATCAGAACATTGCCCGACAGGCTGCACAGGACTCACAAAGCCTGGACTTTCTCCAGCGTCAGATGCCGCAGGTGCGCGGTGAACTGGAGCAGGCAGAGGAACGGCTGAACAGCTATCGCAAACAGCGCGATTCGGTGGATTTATCGCTGGAGGCCAAAGCCGTGCTGGAGCAGATCGTCAATGTCGACAACCAGCTGAACGAGCTGACCTTCCGCGAAGCAGAAGTGTCGCAGCACTTTAAAAAAGACCACCCGACCTATCGGGCGCTGCGTGAAAAACGCCAGACGTTAGAGAGCGAGCGGGAGCGGCTGAATAAACGGATAGGGACGATGCCGTCCACACAGCAGGAGATCCTGCGTCTCAGCCGTGACGTCGATTCTGGCCGGGCGGTTTACCTTCAGCTTCTTACCCGGCAGCAGGAGCTCAACATCTCCCGCTCCAGCGCGATCGGCAACGTGCGCATTATCGATTCGGCGGTGACGCAGCCTGCGCCGATCAAACCACGCAAGGCGCTGATCGTGATTATCACGACCCTGTTTGGCTTCTGCGTCTCGGCAGGCGGAGTGCTGGCAAGATCGGCATTGCGGCACGGCATCAACGCTCCGGAACAGCTGGAAAAAGAAGGGATTAGCGTCTATGCCACTTTGCCCCATTCGGAATGGCTGCACGCTAAAACCCGGGTGGGGAACCGCTATTTCTTCCACTACTGCAAACGACACAAAACTCGCGACGTGCCCTTTTTACCGATAGACAGGCCGCTGGATAATTTTGTCGAAGCGGTGCGCGGGTTACGTACCAGCCTGCATTTCGCCATGATGGATGCCGAAAATAACATTCTGATGTTCAGTGGTCCTTCACAGGACTGTGGCAAAACGCTGGTCAGCACCTCGCTCGCGGCGCTGGTGACCCAGGTCGATCGGCGAGTGCTGTTTATCGATGCCGATATGCGTAAAGGCTACGTGCACAATATTTTTGGTCTGCGTAATGACGCCGGTCTGTCGGACATCCTGTCAGGGAAAGCGTCCTTCACTGAGGCGGTTCAGACTTACGCCAGCGGCCAGTTTGATGTAGTGACCTGCGGGCAATATCCACCTAACCCATCTGAGCTGCTGATGCATGACCGTTTTCGGGCGTTTATGACCTGGGCCAGCGAGCAGTACGACATGGTGATTGTTGATACTCCGCCTATTCTGGCGGTCACGGATGCCGCGCTGGTGGGCCGGATTGCGGCCTCCACGCTGCTGGTAGCACGGTTCAACGTTACCAGCGTCCGGGAGATGGCGGTCAGCCAGGGGCGCTTGCAGCAGATGGGGGTCAACATTAAAGGGGCAATCCTGAACGACGTCGTAAAGTCGGCGGCCAGCTATTATGCTTTTGGTTACGATGCGTATGGCTATTCCGCTGCGCAGAGCGAAAACGCGAAGAAAAAAGCGGGATAA
- a CDS encoding DUF4062 domain-containing protein, translating to MDKRYQVFVSSTFTDLEEERKHVIQTLMEMDCIPAGMELFPAIDEEQWEFIKKIIDDCDYYLLIIGGRYGSVAEDGLSYTEKEFDYAVSKGLRVVVLVHEDPESLPLAKSEKDSALREKLNLFIEKASTNRLRKTWSTARDLPGLVALSMSKTIKTYPAVGWVRANLTSSENDLRAMVELQKENELLKKELSKTTSHHNQMPDLNLADFDDDFEFNCLSVFPHYGQRSWSVTMKWSDIFHTISPYLTQYYSESNVSSTIAETAKSLAEQGGTSPRVSSQDLKTIGVQMRAYGLIKIDYLKTTNGSMNTFWSLTEAGQVKMLKTRTIKKQAQIETE from the coding sequence ATGGACAAACGCTATCAGGTTTTTGTAAGTTCAACGTTCACGGACTTAGAAGAAGAACGAAAACATGTAATTCAGACATTAATGGAAATGGACTGTATTCCGGCCGGAATGGAGTTGTTTCCTGCAATTGATGAAGAGCAGTGGGAATTTATAAAAAAAATAATTGATGACTGTGATTATTATTTGCTGATCATCGGTGGTCGTTATGGCTCTGTTGCAGAGGACGGCCTAAGTTACACCGAAAAGGAATTCGATTATGCAGTCTCTAAAGGTTTACGTGTTGTTGTTTTAGTGCATGAGGATCCGGAAAGTCTGCCATTAGCCAAATCAGAAAAAGACTCTGCTCTCAGAGAAAAACTCAACTTATTCATTGAGAAGGCATCAACTAATCGTCTTCGAAAAACATGGTCCACTGCTCGAGATTTGCCAGGACTGGTCGCTCTGAGTATGAGCAAAACAATAAAAACCTATCCAGCAGTCGGATGGGTTAGAGCGAATCTGACAAGCTCTGAAAACGATTTACGTGCAATGGTCGAACTGCAAAAAGAAAATGAATTGTTGAAAAAGGAACTGTCAAAGACGACATCGCATCACAACCAAATGCCAGACTTAAACTTGGCAGATTTTGATGATGACTTTGAATTCAACTGTCTTTCAGTTTTTCCACATTATGGGCAAAGAAGCTGGTCTGTGACAATGAAATGGAGTGACATTTTTCATACAATATCTCCCTACCTCACTCAGTATTATTCGGAATCAAATGTGTCGTCAACAATTGCTGAAACAGCGAAAAGTCTTGCAGAGCAAGGCGGAACATCCCCTAGAGTTAGCTCTCAGGATCTCAAAACGATAGGCGTGCAAATGCGTGCATACGGTTTAATCAAAATAGACTATTTAAAAACGACTAATGGTAGTATGAATACTTTCTGGTCATTAACAGAAGCAGGACAGGTTAAAATGCTGAAAACTAGAACGATAAAAAAGCAAGCTCAAATAGAAACAGAGTAA
- a CDS encoding integrase, giving the protein MAHTSINHTIIRNGIYYVSFRLSGHKYFRRSLETDSHSHAQLLMSFVSPAIPLVKRGTIHPDQFGQRLSDFSNRLKQQSEHWLVQQFINNEQSNIQPLVAQEYRETVTPAAVTKSQKQDEPKEVLTLAGAWNMYKKEKAQNWTKAISQANERFMEVLFIVLGASTDVTIITKQDIKQVMEVVENLPKRVVQPYRSMTVQQLIECDDVPPEDLVGAESIHKHLKIYKSLFKTFLTDNKDILEKSPTDGVVAAPSKARFGAYSVAEMRKFVGWALKQPDGWQKWIILLLAYTGARRGEIAKLEKSQIKFDEDSQRHYLLIAEGGQGKTENATRQVTIHPKLIEWGFLDFVIRQWKEKIFSPVSGKNMPKIGKVLADVRDQLGIPYLDDYGQRRLVHSFRHTMISASLAGWVGNLAHLQQVVGHEKSGSGITRRYLHTFPLSTVCYVIDGLCWEK; this is encoded by the coding sequence ATGGCACACACATCTATCAATCACACCATCATCCGTAACGGGATCTACTACGTCAGCTTTCGCCTGTCGGGTCATAAATATTTCCGTCGGTCGTTAGAGACTGATAGCCACAGCCACGCGCAACTCCTGATGTCATTTGTTTCTCCAGCCATTCCCTTAGTCAAACGTGGAACCATCCACCCGGATCAGTTTGGTCAACGTCTTTCAGATTTCAGCAACCGCTTAAAGCAGCAGAGTGAACACTGGCTGGTTCAACAATTCATCAATAATGAGCAGAGTAATATTCAGCCGTTGGTTGCTCAGGAATACCGGGAGACTGTTACCCCGGCAGCAGTTACTAAGTCACAAAAGCAAGATGAACCAAAAGAAGTGCTAACGCTGGCTGGTGCGTGGAATATGTACAAAAAGGAGAAGGCTCAGAACTGGACGAAGGCAATTTCACAGGCCAATGAGCGCTTTATGGAAGTCCTGTTCATTGTCCTTGGCGCATCAACCGATGTAACGATCATCACAAAACAAGATATCAAGCAGGTGATGGAAGTTGTTGAAAACTTGCCTAAGCGCGTTGTGCAGCCTTATCGGTCGATGACTGTTCAGCAACTGATTGAGTGTGATGATGTCCCGCCTGAGGATTTAGTAGGCGCTGAGTCTATCCACAAGCATTTGAAGATTTATAAATCTCTGTTCAAAACCTTCCTGACTGACAACAAAGATATTCTGGAAAAGTCTCCCACTGATGGAGTAGTCGCCGCACCGTCAAAAGCGAGGTTTGGCGCATACAGTGTGGCAGAAATGAGAAAGTTTGTGGGGTGGGCGCTCAAGCAGCCTGACGGCTGGCAGAAGTGGATCATTCTGTTGTTGGCGTATACGGGAGCCAGAAGAGGGGAGATCGCCAAGCTGGAGAAGTCGCAGATCAAATTCGATGAAGATAGCCAGCGGCACTATCTCCTAATCGCAGAAGGAGGGCAGGGGAAAACTGAGAACGCAACGCGACAAGTTACCATCCACCCAAAACTGATTGAGTGGGGTTTCCTTGATTTTGTTATCCGTCAGTGGAAAGAGAAAATCTTCTCGCCTGTATCGGGTAAAAACATGCCGAAGATCGGCAAAGTGTTAGCTGATGTTCGCGATCAGCTTGGTATTCCGTATCTTGATGATTATGGACAGCGGCGGCTGGTGCATTCATTTAGACACACCATGATTTCAGCTTCCTTAGCTGGCTGGGTTGGGAACTTGGCGCACTTGCAGCAGGTGGTTGGTCATGAGAAGAGCGGCTCAGGAATCACCAGGCGCTATCTTCATACTTTCCCACTTTCTACGGTATGTTATGTAATTGATGGCTTATGCTGGGAAAAATAA
- a CDS encoding major capsid protein, producing the protein MDFKYNDFTGVFTKPFGNNFLIQELGIFQEKHSDTPKIETDDLRAGKISVAESVNRYGTELVGTERDLSLNRLLEIPHWVLSGEVDASMFQGIRRPGTQRQQNMDELVSDESIRQYMKFRTTKEDVLARALFTGVVNTPYTQQQVVDFSEEFGEDYSSAVIDVGSTGPLESLDTAATALRVNLGGWVKALKGIVVLCDPTFYKSVKYHAEIRTLVAHGVLPQSTLFNSAVRANLPAFSAFELDGLVFVNVIGYEQYLSAGSAVMVPVFADNIIPSDHTPLEVVSGPASRNAKIAAAGTRAEFFQYSFDDRLGNKTVMSEFGVLPLIYDLSMITKLTTSTGE; encoded by the coding sequence ATGGATTTTAAATATAACGATTTCACTGGCGTTTTCACTAAGCCTTTCGGAAATAATTTCCTGATTCAGGAATTAGGCATCTTCCAAGAAAAACATAGCGATACACCAAAAATTGAAACGGACGACTTGCGAGCTGGCAAAATCTCCGTTGCGGAGTCTGTGAACCGCTATGGGACGGAACTGGTTGGCACAGAGCGGGATCTGAGTCTGAACCGCTTACTGGAAATTCCACATTGGGTACTATCAGGTGAAGTTGACGCGAGCATGTTCCAGGGGATTCGCCGTCCCGGCACGCAGCGCCAGCAGAATATGGACGAGCTGGTTAGCGATGAATCAATCCGCCAGTATATGAAGTTCCGTACCACAAAAGAAGATGTACTCGCCAGGGCGCTGTTTACTGGTGTCGTTAACACACCATATACTCAACAGCAGGTTGTCGATTTCTCTGAAGAGTTCGGTGAGGATTATTCCAGCGCTGTAATCGATGTTGGTTCAACTGGTCCGCTGGAGTCACTGGACACCGCCGCAACTGCACTACGTGTCAACCTTGGCGGCTGGGTTAAGGCTCTCAAAGGTATCGTGGTTCTGTGTGACCCGACTTTCTATAAGTCAGTGAAATATCACGCCGAGATCCGTACCCTAGTCGCTCATGGCGTTCTACCTCAGTCCACGCTGTTTAATAGTGCTGTACGAGCAAACCTCCCGGCCTTTAGCGCTTTTGAATTGGATGGTCTCGTGTTTGTTAATGTCATCGGCTATGAGCAATATCTATCTGCTGGTAGTGCTGTAATGGTTCCTGTGTTTGCAGACAACATTATTCCGTCAGACCATACCCCACTGGAAGTCGTCTCCGGTCCTGCCTCACGTAATGCGAAGATTGCCGCTGCGGGTACACGAGCTGAGTTTTTCCAGTACAGCTTTGATGACCGCCTGGGTAACAAAACCGTGATGTCAGAATTTGGCGTTCTGCCGCTCATCTATGATCTATCGATGATTACCAAACTGACCACCTCAACGGGTGAGTAA
- a CDS encoding tape measure protein, translating to MANGNIIVTSTINRVSWQVDQNSFNRARNKIKSLKKFAESAGKSFDQATRKLQQTNGKTQLQQARAETQRLKLNQRLTAEAQKQAAINARAATNEQRRAQRMASIAARNPAAGGLIPKSVRGLSEAIRAQREQADLEKRTQLIRAKGIRFSTATNGYNLTPRQRAQAIQDFSQLTKKYHAGSMALGEYNARVSKLQQGLRQQGGLIKKPITLPVKAKVTGLDTSLLNHAGTAITIGATIGIGKTIMQTGQDFESMMSGLQAVTGDSQKAAQEMSYLQKQALSLGLDLQQTSKDYVKFYASAVGKATDSQIKNLFEGVSQYGTVLGATGEEQSRALLTLNQMYSKGTVQAEELKGQLGDALPNAVGIFVKALNKLKGRTDLTEKDLMAMMKNGELLAKDILPLVGDEFKAAAQKGGAFEKSLKSNRVAMMRLRTTMQLAQKNFFESGFGSQLTDTFNGLTDAIDSNQDAFKTLGSIAGNVIKGFTDAGYTVYNSFILIEALIKKYVPQLSKTFEGFGNTAAYAAGIAIFTGALFKLAGALRWLVSFANPLKGLLGTLAGIGALGGISTPGTDNTKPGKEGKPAKGGGISIGLPAIMAGVSLNNQLDDIQADPQGFLAKVQANNDKPTLWTDIKNFFADHAQGFTNAFSGMNTLPGLQPTTAGMAQLPGIDNLAYGMNLGKPFSVEGKADLTVTNEVKLSIDDSKFSDAIKAEVQEQDRKNTNLILGISG from the coding sequence ATGGCTAATGGCAACATTATTGTAACATCTACAATCAACCGTGTTAGCTGGCAGGTTGATCAAAACTCCTTCAACCGTGCCCGCAACAAAATCAAGAGTCTTAAAAAATTTGCTGAGTCAGCGGGAAAATCATTCGATCAGGCGACACGAAAGCTACAACAAACCAACGGCAAGACTCAGCTACAGCAGGCGCGAGCAGAAACGCAGAGATTGAAGCTCAATCAGCGATTAACCGCTGAAGCCCAGAAGCAGGCCGCTATCAATGCCCGTGCAGCGACCAATGAGCAGCGCCGCGCCCAACGTATGGCAAGTATTGCAGCACGCAACCCAGCGGCGGGCGGTCTTATTCCAAAAAGTGTCCGAGGTCTCAGTGAAGCAATCAGAGCACAGCGTGAACAGGCCGACCTAGAGAAGCGAACACAACTGATCCGAGCTAAAGGCATTCGTTTTTCCACTGCGACCAACGGTTATAACCTGACCCCACGCCAGCGAGCACAAGCGATTCAGGATTTTAGCCAACTAACGAAAAAATATCATGCTGGTTCAATGGCGCTTGGAGAGTACAACGCCAGGGTGAGCAAGCTACAACAGGGATTAAGGCAGCAGGGCGGGCTAATCAAAAAGCCGATAACGCTCCCAGTTAAAGCTAAAGTGACGGGCCTGGATACCAGTTTGCTTAACCATGCAGGAACAGCGATCACCATCGGGGCGACCATTGGGATCGGCAAAACTATCATGCAGACCGGGCAAGACTTCGAATCAATGATGTCTGGTCTACAGGCCGTCACTGGTGATAGTCAGAAAGCCGCGCAGGAAATGTCATATCTACAGAAGCAGGCGCTTTCCCTTGGTCTTGACCTGCAACAGACATCGAAAGACTACGTTAAGTTTTACGCCTCAGCCGTTGGAAAAGCGACCGATAGCCAGATCAAAAACCTGTTTGAAGGTGTCAGCCAGTACGGAACCGTATTAGGGGCCACTGGTGAAGAGCAGAGTCGCGCCTTGCTCACTCTTAACCAAATGTATTCAAAAGGCACGGTGCAGGCTGAAGAGCTTAAGGGACAGCTTGGTGATGCACTGCCTAACGCCGTTGGGATCTTCGTCAAGGCACTGAATAAGCTGAAAGGCCGGACAGACCTTACCGAAAAAGACCTCATGGCAATGATGAAAAACGGTGAACTGCTGGCGAAAGATATCCTTCCGCTTGTTGGTGACGAATTCAAAGCAGCAGCACAGAAGGGTGGCGCTTTTGAGAAGTCACTGAAATCTAATCGTGTTGCAATGATGCGCTTACGTACAACGATGCAGCTTGCACAGAAGAATTTCTTTGAATCGGGCTTCGGCAGTCAGCTTACCGATACGTTTAATGGTCTGACAGATGCAATTGACAGCAACCAGGACGCATTTAAGACGCTGGGAAGCATTGCAGGCAACGTGATTAAAGGTTTCACCGATGCTGGTTACACTGTTTATAACAGCTTCATTCTCATTGAAGCGCTGATCAAGAAGTATGTTCCTCAATTGTCCAAGACATTCGAGGGATTCGGCAATACAGCAGCGTACGCGGCAGGAATTGCTATATTCACTGGGGCGCTCTTCAAGTTGGCTGGCGCTCTTCGTTGGCTTGTAAGCTTCGCGAATCCGTTGAAAGGTCTGCTTGGGACTCTCGCCGGGATCGGCGCTCTTGGTGGCATTTCCACACCGGGAACAGATAACACCAAACCAGGGAAAGAGGGCAAACCAGCTAAAGGTGGGGGCATCTCAATCGGTCTACCTGCAATCATGGCAGGTGTTAGCCTAAACAATCAGCTTGATGATATTCAGGCCGATCCACAGGGCTTCCTTGCTAAAGTGCAGGCCAACAACGACAAGCCAACCCTTTGGACTGATATCAAAAACTTCTTTGCTGACCATGCGCAGGGCTTCACTAATGCGTTTTCGGGGATGAATACCTTACCCGGACTTCAGCCAACTACCGCAGGCATGGCACAACTACCGGGCATTGATAATCTTGCTTATGGTATGAACCTTGGCAAGCCATTCAGTGTTGAGGGCAAGGCCGATCTGACTGTGACCAACGAGGTTAAACTCAGCATTGACGATAGCAAATTCAGCGATGCAATTAAGGCTGAGGTACAGGAACAGGACAGGAAAAATACCAACCTTATCTTGGGTATTTCTGGCTAA